ATATATTAGGTGAATTAGTCTAATTTACTTAGCTATGATCTATAATAATTAATTTACTTTGATGACTTATACAACAAGAATTTACTCTTTGTTTCCCTACTTTCTTGTTGCCAATATGTAACATGGCAAAATATGTTGTGGTAATCATAGTGCATGATATGTCATCTCTTTCTACTTCTATTCATATGCTCAAACAACTGCAAGTGTCCAACAAAGTTTTACATTTGATATACATGTAAACATACTTAATTTTAACAATTTACTAGTACTCTTTTGTTTACTACTGTAATCTGTTCATTTTATTGCAATGGAGTAATCTACCATGACAATATTTATATTTAGTATTGCATATTAAtatctatttaattttttatttaatgtaCATTAATACATATTTGCTATTTCTATatacatttaatatataatattaaagctAAATAAATAACATGTCTATAACTTATTTTATTTGTTTCTTGTATTATATATTGAATTtacattatatattaataaaaataatcgaCAAATCTATATATTCTTTTTAACTAAAACAAATAAATGTCGATAAAAAATCAAGTTAGATAATTTAAGCAAAAAATATCTTGCTTGAATGGAAAGATCTACAAGTTTtgttataaataaaaatatatttttaaaataagataATAGAATTTTATgttgaaaaaatatttattatttatttaaattctttttttgACAAATCTTTATATTAAAATAAAGAATACTTGAATCCAACCTCGTTTCTTAATAATATTGGATAtccatattgaaaataaaataatataaatttcatCCAAAAAAAATTAGACTTACATCTAACATTATCCCTATCACATATTAAAATTTTATTATGCCGAAGTCGTTCCTTATATGAGATGAACAACTTGatctttaatatatttattatttaacaatataatgtaaatattgatattaatcttatgatgatattattataaaatagaggatggtatttttaataattaaataaaaaaatatagactCTTTTAGTTATGGGTAAATCATTGAAGTATGCAGTTCTCAAATTAATTGGCACATAACAATGTACCTTTCTCCACAATGTTGTTTTAACAATTGAAAAGTAacaaagtttaaaaaaataaaaaaatacttatttacaattgatctaatttttttttttaataaccatttaagcatagaaaaaaaaaattctccatcaaatacTGATAAGACCAGACGAGCTTCAAAAGCCTCTCCGGAGTTCCTTCAGAAAAATCTCAGAACACACTTTCCTCTGGATATCTTCTAAATCTAAAAAATTGAAGGAATTTAACAATCCTTAGCATTACGCTGAAGAAGATAAATTATTTGTGCTTTCATTTGTACTAATATGGTCTATATTTATCAAACAAAAGATAATGAACAAAAAAACAGAGACGTTCAACTGTTCAATGCTAGACTTGTTTCTGCTATAGATGATGGGAAAGACGAGGCTTGATGAAAATCTCTAAAGGCACTGCCCTTGGCGTTGTCAAGCCAACTCCTTCACTCATGTCAAGGACTCTTCCATCTGGAACAAACCAATCAAAGCTCTGCAACAAAATTGCAAGAGTTGTTTGCACCATGCACATTGCCAAAGTAGTACCAGGACATCCTCTTCTCCCTGCCCCAAATGGAAGCATCTCAAACTCATTCCCTTTCATTTGTATGTTGTCCATCTCTATCCCTTTCTCCATAAAACGCTCTGGTATGAAATCCAGTGGTTTATTCCACAGTTTTGGGTCCCTATGAATTACCCATGCATTTACCATCAGCATTGTTCCTGCAGGAATATGATAGCCCCCCACTGTGCAAGCCTCAATAGATTTGTGGGGTATTAGCAAAGGCCCCGGTGGATGAAGGCGCATAGTCTCTTTCACTATTGCCTGCAGGTATGTTAACTGCGGTATATCTGACTCCTCCACCATTCTGTTCCGTCCAACTTTAGAATCGAGCTCCTCTTGTGCCTTCCTCATTACATCTGGATGTTGTAATAACAATGACAATGCCCACTCCAGGGCAACTGAAGATGTATCAGACCCTGCACTAAACATAACCTACAATGGCAGGTATATTAATagcaagaaaaagagaaaaaataagacaAATTAAGCACAAAAAATTTCTCTCTATTCTAAATGACCTATTCATATGTCTACCAGGAAATATGAAACACAAACCCCATGTCACATTTCTTGCAATTAGCTTGTTGACTAACTCAATAACTGAGTCTTCAGACTGCCCTAGTACTTAGTAATATTTCCACCATATACACAAGAATTTATAAACCAAACATATCAAAAAACTGTCATGGTCAAAAGCACTTACAATAGCAGTTGCCTTAATAAATGCATCTTTATCAGGAATTGCGTCACCGTTCTCTTCTGCCTGAGAGATCAGCACATCAACAAAGTCTTCCATCTCTCCCCCATCTTTCAATCTGTTCTCCCTGTGCTTCTCCACTATCCTCTGCATATACGAATCTAATTTCTCATTTACCTTCTTCATAGCCTTCACATACCCTTGCAAATCAAACCACTTCAACCAGGGAATATAATCCCCAATATCAAGTACTCCATGAAGCATAAAGGATTCTTCAATCAGATGTGTGACTGAATCTACCGAAATCCCTGATTCCTCTCCAAAATACCTCTCATCTATAATCATAGTCATCAGAACTTTAAAAGTTAATTTTGAAAGAACACTTCTCATGTTAACAATACTCTGGAACTGTGTCTGCTGAAACAAAGAATTTACTGTATTCTTAATTTCTTGCATTCTCTTGGGTCCGAATGACTGAATTCTTTTGGAAGATAGGAGCTCAAGTACACATATTTTCCTAGCATTTCTCCAGTAGGGGCCATAAGGAGCCCAACCCAGCATAGAATAATTGTATCCCAAATGCTGACCTTGTGCAGGCCGAGGACGAGATGCAAATGCCTTATCATTTACTGTGAAAGATTCTTTGGCTAAATCTGAAGAACTTATCACTAAAACAGGGCAGCTACCAAATTTAAgatgcataataggtccatagagTGTTGATAGCGAACTTAGAATATGATGAATTGGCTTGGTTTTATCCATGAGAAGATGAAAGTGACCAATAACAGGAAAAGCTCTGGGGCCTGGAGGAAGATGGCTCCTATATTTTCCATTGTGCTTTAGTAGAATTGTTGCCACAAGAAAAACTGTTATAGAAATCATAGACATCATAGAAATTGTTATGGCCATGACTTCTACCATTGCTTAAATATCTTTGCTTGATGAAAACTATGATGAATATACTGATATATACTAAATCTTTGGCTAGATAACTGGATAAAATCAAGAAGTGTGAACAGAGTCGAGGCATGGAGGCAAGAGTGTGAACAATGTTAAAGGCCTGAGATAGACACGTGTTACTGTGACTTGATAAGGTACTTGTATCCAAGTCAAACAAAGCTAGCTAAACCTGCACATACAACCACGCCTCCtgttatttaatattatattcatGTTTGAAAAGTATATAAAAAGGTAAGTCAACGTGTCAAGATTGATCGAGAAAGAAGAATAACTTATTTCCATACACAGTCTTTTTAAAGAAGTCACCTCCATATGTATCTTTTTCAGAAATTTCTGTGTACACTGCCAACTTTAAAGCAACACTCCATTAGAATTCAACAAATCTAATTTTGTGAATGGTTTGGTACTACTTGATAACTCCCATGTACCCACCAAATCTGTCGCATAGTGGGAGGAGTTGTATAGATCAAGTAAGTATTGAGATAAAGGAGGAGTGAAATTACACATTGATTTGCATGTTCAAACTTACACAGTAAAGATGGGCTCTGATTTGTAATGGCCAGAGTGTGCCACATATTATAGGGATGCTGGCTTATGGGTACGCGTGTAAATGCATCAAGGTAAGCACTGAAAAAGTCCAAACTGGGATTACATTATTGCAAGATTTTTGTCATATGTTCACGTTTGCAGAGCCGTTAAAAGATCATGCAAGATTGCGTGCAAAACTTGTTTCACCATGAGATTTTGGATGCTAAAGAACTATCTAGTTAGTATGCTATCTGGGGCCCAAGTCCGTGGTTTGTTTTGGAAGGAACAGTTGTGATAAAGGGAATGCTGAGCTGTTGTACTTATAGTGTATGATCTCTCTGTTTCGAATGTAATATAAAACAGCATCtgatcaaaaatataaaaaaagttaCAAATTATAGTGGATTTTTATACGATTTCTTCATGTTGTTTGGGCTACCGGGCACTCTTTCATTATTTAGCATATTTGGCTGGAAAGAAATCGTTGGATTTCTCATGATGTTAGGATGGTTGTTCAACATTTGCCATGGTGAATCATTCATTCTATTCGTGAGACTGTTATGGCAAAGTGTGATTTGATAGGAATGTGGATCCTAGGGATGTTGATATACATATTTGCTATTTCTATatacatttaatatataatattaaagctAAATAAATAACATGTCTATAACTTATTTTATTTGTTTCTTGTATTATATATTGAATTtacattatatattaataaaaataatcgaCAAATCTATATATTCTTTTTAACTAAAACAAATAAATGTCGATAAAAAATCAAGTTAGATAATTTAAGCAAAAAATATCTTGCTTGAATGGAAAGATCTACAAGTTTtgttataaataaaaatatatttttaaaataagataATAGAATTTTATgttgaaaaaatatttattatttatttaaattctttttttgACAAATCTTTATATTAAAATAAAGAATACTTGAATCCAACCTCGTTTCTTAATAATATTGGATAtccatattgaaaataaaataatataaatttcatCCAAAAAAAATTAGACTTACATCTAACATTATCCCTATCACATATTAAAATTTTATTATGCCGAAGTCGTTCCTTATATGAGATGAACAACTTGATCTTTAAAATCTATGGCTAAAAGTTAGCCAAAACGAATGCAAGACCATTGCAAATGTTTCCGCCGTTGATTGTTCTTTTCCCTATTTCGTTGTCTGTGTACAGTGTCGCTGCATGAAAGGACTGCCTTCCTTTCATGCAAACTAATGCAGTTCTTTCGCATGCATCCCTCATGTTTTGCATTGACGATTGAGCTTTTAAAACTAACAGATACGATTAACTTCTATTGGTTGATTGATTCACGATGGCTTCTGTATGCTATCACACCACTCAACTCATAGTACCATAATAGGAAAAAAGGAAGTTTTATAGTAGCATAAAAGCAAAGTAAAAAGTTTCGTTTGTATTCATACCACTGGGTTTTCATTGTGGGTATTTTTCTCCCCGTGGAGGTATGATGAGGAATTGACGGCAATGAAGAAGCTCCCCTCTGATGACCCTCGGAGTTGCCAAGTCATGGATCTTTGCACCTTTCCATCGCTGGTATTTATATGAGGATACCTTTTCGCTGGCATTCTGGACAGGGATCCATCTCACTAGCCTCACACACTTATCAATCTTAAGGATGCAAAAAGTTGCGTGTCAGGGGTTGTGGAGGCCAACTATGGTGTATTGTGTGAAAATGACATAGCTCTTCCATGGTGCGAAAAAGACTCAGCCTCACACTCGCCCCAACTTACATTATAAGTTGAAAATCTTTTACatgttttatatattttaatgattattatttatttaaaaaaaattcattttaaagATTTTAATAATTACTATACTATCATatatcaatttaatttaatttaaaactagtaataataaatataatatataaaaataatttatatatttaaatatttttacatttatttattttaatgattattatattaaaatatataatattttcataattattattccaaaattttaataatattattatttattttttaatatctctttcaAGAAAGTttttactttattattatttttggtgaATTGTTTTTACTTAAATTCAATCATTCTTATGCATAAGAGATATAAAAGAATTCATATAATGTTTATAATTGCACTATCTTTTATATATCAATATTCAAGGACATAtaatcaaaatggcatcttcaaGGTCAAAAGATTGTATGTGAAACTAAACCAAAGCAAGTATGGATATATGGAAAATAATGGGATATTGTAATTTAAGACTCTCAAAGGTGAGAAACGAGTACAAATAAGAGAAGTGAGGAAAAAAAATACAATAGATCAATTTCAATGAAGTCGAGCCAATAAATATTTTGTAACATCATACATATTCAATGAAAAATGACGCCCCCTATGCAATAAGGGGATAAGGGGATAAGGACTCAAGGATATTGCAtatgtgaaaaaaaataaaatgagataaTATATGTCAACtacaaataattcaatattttGTTCAAACCATTATATTGGTCGAAAGATTCAAGACTAAAGCAAAGCAAGTATGGATATATGGAAAATAATGACATAGTGTAATTTATGACTCCCAAAGGTGAGAAATGAGTACAAATAGGACAATTGAAAAACAATAGATCAATTTCAACGAAGCCAAACCAATGAAAAATGGCACCCCCTATTCAATGAAAAATGACATGCACATATTCAATGAAATAACACCCCCTATGTAATCTCTACAAAATCACTCACATGAAATATTTGAGACTAAAGAAAAGCAAGTATAGATATACATAAAGTAATGGCATAGTGTAATTTAAGACTCCCAAAGGTGAGAAATGATTACAAACAAGAGAAGTGAGAAAAAAGATACCATATATCAATTTCAACGAAGTCAAACCAATGAAAAATGACACCCCtattcatacaaaaatgatacccCCTATACAATCTCTACAAACTAGCTCACATGTATTTTGTCTCAAGAAGTATAAAGGGATAAGGACACTAAAGGGTAATGCATATGTGACAAGAAAAGAAAATGAGATAACACATGTAGACtacaaataattcaatattttGTTAGAACCATTACCATTGGTCGAAATATTTACCAAAGGTATAGCCATTCGACTTGGTGTTAACCTATGTCAACATCTTAATTGATGAGTCAACTAAAAATTGTCCCACATGTAgacctccccctctccctctctctctatatataactATTATTTTCAttatctctatatatttatctatccCTCTACCTCTATATATATCTCCATTTATCTCCCTCTTCCTCACTTTCTCTATCTATACGTGACAATACAGGAAAAAAAAATGACGTTATACATGTCAACTACAAATAATTCACTATTTTGTTAGAACTATAACCATTTGTCCAAATATTTATCAAAGGTATAGCCACCATACTAGGTATCAACCTATGTCAACATCTTCATTGATGAGTTAGTTATAAATTAGCCCAGACATATCCcttcccctctccctctatatctttatatcttttcttttcaatttctctccatctacctatctctttatctctcctccctctacctctatatctctctatttatctccctcttcctctctcatgttatcttcatctctacctctattttcttctctcccCTATCTCGAAACATGTCCCACTCTCTTTACCCATCCATATttgtccctctctccctctctctctacttcTTCCTAGACATCCATTTTtgtacctctctacctctctatctccctctatatatttctcttcattttttatctatccctctcctctctctctttatctccccctctccttttccatcACCATTTCCAACTccatctctctttttctctcccctCCATCTCTAGACTTGTTTCGCTctctttttttttattggtaaaagGTTTAACATTTGTATTGCTTGAAAGGAAAAATGCATGCCTTCAGTTGCTCTACAGCGTTCCACTATCTTAAGACTATATGGGGTCTTGCCCCtacaaaatcaaaatgaaaccCGAGATAGAAACCACCTAGCTATGCCTACCACTAAGGTTACATTCCTTACAATGGTGAAAAACCACCCAAAAAACCGACTACCTACTTAGGAAACCAACCTACCGGAACCAGCCAAGGGCCTCCTCCCTGGAGAAGTTGGGGATGTTATGACTGGGTCCTACATTGGGCTGCACCATCCCAACACATGTTGTTGATCTCGGTCATCTCCTCGCAACTCACTGCATTCAACAATCTTCGCACTCTTCCGTGGGATTTGGTGTTGCACCAACGGCTACCCATCTTCACCAATCGGAGCCTGCGACTTCACTGGGGTCTGCTTGTCGCATATTTTCACCCGCTCCGTCAGTCCCATCTTCCGCACAAAGTCCAGCAAATCCCGCCACCCTTTCCTTGCATCCTCCAACTGGGTTTCAACTGGGCGAGAGGCCGACCACACCACCAGAGGCTGCACTGCATCATTTCGCCCACCTAAGTGCCTCCACGGTCCTTGCTCCATTCGCAAACCCACACCAATCTCTACACATTCCACCACCTCTGCCAGGCCATCCGACCTTTTTGGTCTCAGCACTAGAGACACCACCTGTGACACCTCCTCCCTTGAGCGCCCCACCACCAGCACCAATGCCACAAACAAGGATGATACGTCCAAATTAGTTCGCGAGCGACAGTCAGTGTCCAagaattcatccccaaacatcacGCGAACAACCATCCAAAATTATTCCTCATCCACCCTAAAAACATTCTTCAAACGATGGCTTGAAATAGGGCCTCGAAAGGCAGGCATTTGGCCCATAGTGAGCAGTGAGAAATTTGCTTCCATTGTTCCCGTGCCACACAGCTCTCGCAAGGGAAATCACAATCCTTTGTGCAGTGCCAAAAAGAAAACAAGGACCATACTGACACAACCTGCTGCCACCCCATCCATTTATTACACCGCACACACCACCTCACACCACACATCACTAGCAATCCAAAGTTCCATTCACTGTCATCATTGCACCAATGGTACAGGAGCActtaggacttaggcttatagtattttctcaattttggcttgtactgaccttagccaagtcaggtacttaataaggactctaggagggtttAAAGAGTGAGTGTGttgtttgttttgagtcaagtataagcctagttgagttggttttcttcctaggtttgcattttgtgcataggtagtagtgtgagtaggaaattgaccttcttgatggtcaaaagtggaaaaaattggtatgagaattagagaggtttagaataatattaggaatgcttaaaaattcatgagtaatgacttgaaataggtttcataggttgacaaagaaaaaagtgcaaagttgtaaaagttgtcatgacaacttttgaaagttgtcatgacaatttttgtcctaaaatgcttagtgatggagttagggatagcataGCGCCAtagaatgcctccacacatggggaagactataaaaacctcttcttgcatggttaccaaggtcaaagttttttttttgtaagatcaacaatctgaatctactcattttcggactgtttgtcattattttggcttattttgcttacaatgtgaatacaaatgggttgcatccattgatctagtaatggattgagtttctttggtgtttTTTAGAGTCATTT
The nucleotide sequence above comes from Cryptomeria japonica chromosome 11, Sugi_1.0, whole genome shotgun sequence. Encoded proteins:
- the LOC131075208 gene encoding xanthotoxin 5-hydroxylase CYP82C4, translating into MVEVMAITISMMSMISITVFLVATILLKHNGKYRSHLPPGPRAFPVIGHFHLLMDKTKPIHHILSSLSTLYGPIMHLKFGSCPVLVISSSDLAKESFTVNDKAFASRPRPAQGQHLGYNYSMLGWAPYGPYWRNARKICVLELLSSKRIQSFGPKRMQEIKNTVNSLFQQTQFQSIVNMRSVLSKLTFKVLMTMIIDERYFGEESGISVDSVTHLIEESFMLHGVLDIGDYIPWLKWFDLQGYVKAMKKVNEKLDSYMQRIVEKHRENRLKDGGEMEDFVDVLISQAEENGDAIPDKDAFIKATAIVMFSAGSDTSSVALEWALSLLLQHPDVMRKAQEELDSKVGRNRMVEESDIPQLTYLQAIVKETMRLHPPGPLLIPHKSIEACTVGGYHIPAGTMLMVNAWVIHRDPKLWNKPLDFIPERFMEKGIEMDNIQMKGNEFEMLPFGAGRRGCPGTTLAMCMVQTTLAILLQSFDWFVPDGRVLDMSEGVGLTTPRAVPLEIFIKPRLSHHL